A single genomic interval of Chitinophaga sp. 180180018-3 harbors:
- a CDS encoding AraC family transcriptional regulator yields MEFILPKHLQRQTSITISSPSSETPDLLPFLDTTNITGPFGEMHLQQTSATMYTIYQHIFRMQQAIRLEVVIPEPMITLSYAIQGGLNFGLNGLGETEIKGGIYHLYYIPAGSYMADIPEGTTAIFQVNLHTEHIEGLSNEAIQQVLKNVLQNSRSGLQQKGATITPKVKMVLERIFSCDMEDAQRDIFLRARIYDLLLLYLDTFSDIPKEVNTKYHFTPDEIQSVQTVSTKLINILHEQIFFREIARQVHLHPRKMAEGFRLVYGVSIQEWLLQARMERAKLLLQQQSDIRQIAYEVGYNTVSGFIRAFRNFTGFTPAHYHK; encoded by the coding sequence ATGGAATTCATATTACCGAAACACTTGCAAAGGCAAACATCCATTACCATATCCTCTCCATCCTCCGAAACACCGGACCTGTTACCTTTTCTGGATACCACCAATATAACCGGCCCTTTCGGAGAAATGCACCTGCAGCAAACAAGTGCCACTATGTACACCATTTACCAGCACATCTTCCGTATGCAACAAGCCATACGCCTGGAGGTGGTGATCCCCGAACCCATGATCACCTTAAGTTACGCCATACAGGGAGGCCTGAATTTCGGTTTAAATGGTTTGGGAGAAACAGAGATAAAAGGCGGTATCTATCACCTGTATTACATCCCTGCCGGTAGTTATATGGCAGATATCCCGGAAGGAACAACAGCCATCTTCCAGGTGAACCTGCATACCGAACACATAGAAGGGCTAAGCAATGAAGCCATCCAGCAGGTATTAAAAAATGTATTGCAGAACAGCAGGAGTGGGCTGCAACAAAAAGGAGCCACTATTACGCCAAAAGTAAAAATGGTGTTGGAGCGCATTTTTAGTTGTGATATGGAAGATGCCCAACGTGATATTTTCCTGCGCGCCCGGATCTACGACTTGCTACTCCTGTATCTGGATACCTTTAGTGACATACCCAAAGAGGTCAATACAAAGTATCATTTTACGCCCGACGAAATACAATCGGTACAAACCGTCAGTACTAAGCTGATCAATATTCTGCATGAACAGATATTTTTTAGGGAGATAGCCAGGCAAGTGCACCTCCATCCACGGAAAATGGCAGAAGGCTTTCGTTTAGTCTACGGTGTTAGTATACAGGAATGGCTGTTGCAGGCCAGGATGGAGCGGGCTAAGCTACTATTACAACAGCAATCGGATATCCGCCAGATTGCTTATGAAGTAGGCTATAATACGGTATCAGGGTTCATCAGGGCCTTCAGGAATTTCACCGGTTTCACACCTGCTCACTATCATAAATAA
- a CDS encoding helix-turn-helix transcriptional regulator — translation MTFGQRVTIVRKQKNLTQTELAAQIGTSGNIVSKYERDFITPSIEVAAKIAEVLGTSIDYLVTGALPEGGAISNEEKSQLQQFDLLSPEDKLHVLAVIDAFVTKSKLQSVLARPSWTKK, via the coding sequence ATGACATTCGGACAAAGGGTAACTATTGTAAGAAAACAGAAGAATCTTACCCAAACGGAACTGGCTGCGCAGATAGGCACCAGCGGAAACATTGTGAGTAAATATGAAAGAGATTTCATAACACCATCTATCGAGGTAGCCGCAAAGATTGCAGAAGTACTGGGAACATCGATAGACTACCTAGTTACTGGCGCATTGCCGGAAGGCGGGGCTATTTCAAACGAGGAGAAGAGCCAGCTACAGCAGTTTGACCTATTGTCTCCGGAAGATAAACTACATGTACTGGCTGTCATAGACGCATTCGTGACCAAATCGAAATTACAATCTGTACTGGCACGGCCATCCTGGACTAAAAAATAA